The following nucleotide sequence is from Zea mays cultivar B73 chromosome 1, Zm-B73-REFERENCE-NAM-5.0, whole genome shotgun sequence.
TACCCGAGCCTCAGCCCGCGGGAAAAGAAGGCGGAGCTCACCGTCGACGACATCGAAGGCGTCCAGTGGCTGTATGGGTCCAACCCGGGATTCAGCCTCAGCTCGCTTTACCAGCAGGACTCCTCCATGGCGTCGGGAGGGAGCAGTTGGCTTCCTGCCTCGGCTAGATTAGTTTGTGCAGTTCTGGTCATGCTAGTGACGCACTTGTAGATAGACATGTCTATAATACACAAAAAGGATAAGAACAGAAACAGAATGAAAAAACACAATGATCCTGCTACAGGAGAGAATCTCTTGTGGGATTTTATCTTTGTTTTTGCACACAAATTGTGTGAGACTTGTGCCTCTCCTTTTATAGTTTGGTATTTGGACAGTAAAATTATTACATACATGGCCCATGTAACTGTACATAATCTTATCAGTCAAAAGTGTACATAATCTTATCAGTCAAAAGTGTGGACAAAGTGTTATCTACACAAGATATGTTTACTGGCTGCTACCTAGTCAAATATGAAATGGTGAGATGCAGTCATGCGGGCCCAGCTTCCTCTGCTTTCGAGGATTTATGTGCGACAGTCATTGACATCCCGAACATCTTCTTGATAGTCTTTGTGAAGCATGTCATGTGTTCATCAGAAGAGGCGTTGATGAACTCGTGGATGTGATCTCTCAAATCTGAGACAAATGATGTGCCGGGCACATTTTTTCGGCATGAAGGCAAATCACGTTTTGAACCATGTTGATGTGATCCTTGAGGTTCGGTGGTCATGAGATACTGCAAACAAATGTAAGTCATACCATGAGAAAATCAGCATTCCATCGAGACCAATTTATAAGGCAAGCACACGCATCAAGATTCAATCTTTACAAATTTTAAATAGTAATTTGGCTGGCATTTTTTTAACCGTTATAGTATAAATTAGATATGTTTGGATTTCTAATCCAATGAAGTATCCAATAACCGTAAGTTAAGTTTATGGGGAAAAAATGACGAACAGTGTGAAAGGCTCCAATACGAGTGGGGACtggtaaggccttgttcggttgtgGGGACTGGTAAGGCCTTATTCGGTTATTCCTATGACACATGGGTTGGATGGGATTGAAAAATTTTAGTAATTTTAACTCGCTATGGATTTAAACCCaaccaatcccctccaatccatatggattgtgaCGAAAATGAACAGGCCATAAATgaataaacgaaggcaagccttgCCCACAAATATAAACTGTTTCAGACCCGACTCAATGAGAAAGATTTCACCATTGCACTAGACCTGCCCTTCAACCACGCGTTCATATTATAAACAATATATTTTAAAGAAAAGAATGTCCAAATGGTAACCTGGTAGATCATGCCATGTCAAACTAAGCCTTATAAACTAGTTTGGAGAGTAACCAAGAGAAACTGACAGAAAAAAATGCCAAACGTGTAGCAATTCTGTGCTCCTGAAGGAAACAACATTTACTTTACACAGCTAAGTGACTCATTTAATGAAAATAAGTTTCTCACTGTGATTTGACAGGACCACAATATAATCATACAAGTAAGAACATCATTTAGGTACTGTATCTTAACAATTAGAATATTTCCCATGTTAGGATAAGCAAAACAGCATACTTCAATCAACCATCATGAGTAGAAATATGAAAGCTACAATGCTGAATAGAAACACACAATTATTTGAACCAATCAACTCATGGTTCATAAGTCTGATGTGGACATCAGATGGAAAGTCTGAACAAGATACTTTCTACAGAATCCATGATAATCTGTAACAAAAAAACAGCATGAAGAGCACAGCTAAGCTGTGGACCACAAATTTAAATATTCAGTATTGATCCAGGATGCGCCATCATATAATTGTTTCTCTAGAAATGTTAATTCCACATCCACTCAACAATGGTAGCTTAAAGAATTTCTGGAAGCAATTGAATGACAGTGCTAAGAAGAAAAATATCAGATGAGGTGGAAACATACTGCTAGCATCAAAAGATGTTGTGTTTCTCCTTGGTGCGTAAAAACAGTGCAAGAGACTAGTGCATAAAAGGATTGCAAAGCAGCATGGTCCTCATTATTTGTCAACGAACATGGCACAGCATAATGCTCAGAGTACTATATTGAATTTAGGATTTAGGATATCAAAGCAACAGCCACAAGAATAACTAGTGATAAGAAAAGAATGGCCAGTTTACTAGTATCCCTTAACTGGCAAGAGACTCTTCTGTAAACATATTTACAGATAGAAAGCTAGAAGTACAAGCAAAGCATGCAACATGAAAGCAGTGTCCGCAACAACCTGAAGGAAAAATTTAGGCAATTGACCAATTAGCTCATTATACAAGATGTAGTCGCAAAAACCACATCTAGGTGAATAAGTTGCACAGCTGAAAATATGCGACCAGCTAAGAAGTCAACATGCTACCTCAAGATAAAACATAGAGACATTACAATGGAACATCAAAACGAATAGTCAGTTTGCACCAGATCCAAAAGAACACTATAGAATCCATGCAGCATCTCTTTTTTGTGATGAAAAATTCTTGCCTTTTGATGTCAAAACTAAACTATTGGTTCATACCACACTGTGAGTTAAGTGTCAGAAAAGGAACCAGTGGGCAAAGTATTTCCTTCGATTGGCACAACAACACGAGTTGATGTAGGTGGGCTTACTGACCATCCACACAGGGAGTGCCACCAAAGAGGCTGCGGTGTGTGGTTGGCTAATTAGCCACCAAGTCCAAAAACAGACTTAATCATAACCTTCTATGTTTTTCAGCAGAATATATCGGCCATAGACATCGTTATTGAAATATGCGATTGGATAAGAAGTCAGCATGCTACCTCAACATAAAACATAGAGACATTACAATGGAACATCAAAGCGAATAGTCGGTTTGCACCAGATCAAAACAACAATATATAATCCATACAGCATCGCTTTTTTTAACGATGAAAATTTCTGCCTTTTGATGTCAAAACTAAACTATTGGTTATTACCGAGTTGTGAGTTAAAGTGTCAGAAAAGGAACCACTAGGCAAAGTATTTCCTTCGATTGGCACAACAACACGAGTTGATGTAGGTGGGCTTACTGACCATCCACACAGGGAGTGCTGCCATTGAGGCTGCGGTGTGTGGTTGGCTAATTAGCCACCAAGTCGAGATACAGACTTAACCATAACCTTCTACGTTTTTTCAGCAGAATATGTCGGCCATGGACATCGGTATTGAACTGAAGTTAAAAGTGGCCCGCCATTACAAATCCAACAAGCAACAGATCTAGAAACTTCGATAATCAAATATATCATAGCAAGATGTTTACCACGAAAATAGGAGGGGGAAGGGGATTACCCAGACGAAATCCACCGGTGAAGTTTTTTTCTTCAATAGGAACTGCTACGGTAGCCAAGGACGGGGTGGCAACAGACAGCTCCGGAGCTGGgagcggcggctagggttttaaaGTTGGCCTAGCGAATTAGGGTTCCTTCGATGTTACTCGAACACTTCATGCATCGCTCTCGTAGGCCGAGCCGAGCTACTACTTCAATATATTGTGCTTTTGGTCCGCTAACTCGAACGTCCAGGATTTGAAGGCCCAAATGTGCGCACTAGTGCTTCAGCACCTGGTCCAATAAGGTCAAACGATGGGCTGGCCATCATCATCTAGCCCGCGTGTGATTCATTCGCGATTGGGGCATTGGGCTAGAGAGCTCCTATCAATTTGTATTGTCCTCTCCAGGATAAACAATTTGTATCGGGGTCTGCACCGTGTGTACATCTAAGTCATCTATAGTTATGAGTGCATATTGCAAAAGAAAAAGTTTTATAATTCATTTGTGATCATGgctatacataaattttgttattttaatctagctatttcaccactacattatAACTATCAGTAACATGCATACTTTTATATACAATATGATTTTAATAATATCATGTCAATTGCTTCATTTAAATGCTAAGACTATCACAATAAATTACAAACTTATACAAATCTTAGGGAAATATCACAAACGAATAGTCATTAATATATAACCATTACATCCCATTAATAATGTCCACAAGTCACCATACGCTACATGTCTTTTATCTCATGTAAGCATCGTATTTCTATGCAACTGACTTACAATCAACTTTTTAAGCACTTCTATTTCCTGTCACGGAGAATCCTCAAATTGACAACTAACTTGTTTTCTCTATAGCATTTCCCGTGACCCCTACACGAAAATAGTATGAAAGCATGTTTTTAAACAAAGAAACAACAAACAAAAGATTTCATGAATACAACTAACTTGACCTACCAATGATTGGCCACGTTGGATTTTGAGAAAAAATGATTTGCATGGACCAGCTCCAATAAATGATAAGCACCTATGACCTGACAGAAGCAATAGAGCATTAGCAGATACAATGTGACTATCAGAAGCTAGTAAATAGAAACACAACATGAATCCTGTCAAAAAAAAAGAACCAAATCACTAGAGATATAAAACTCATAATATGTCAACACCAAAATAGGTGTGCGCCAATGACAAAAAATAATAAGCTCATAAATATATGTAGAACGCAAGAAGAAATGGTCTATTTCATCGACTGTGCCAAGTAGGTAAGGTCTACATAGCCATGAACACTTCAAAGCAAGACAATATATACATTCTACATAGCCATGAACACTTCAAAGCAAGACAATATATACATTCATTGTACAGCATAAAACCCAGAGATATAGCACTACAACTCCATgtctccatatatatatatatatatatatacatatatatatatatatatatatattaacaaGTACATTAGCATGTTCTTTGGAAATATGTAGAAAGTTTTCTTTCATGAACCGTGGATCAGATTGCACCAAAAATTAATATTGGTTTCCCAAAAGAACAAAAATGTGTGATAATGCAAACAAAACTACATAAAGTTCACCATTTAAATCCATGTTGGGACCAAAAATCTAACAATTTGCTAACCTAGCATCTATGCATTGTCTATGAATTATATGCAGATTGCATGCAAATAATATGGTGGACACTCCCCACAAAAAATACCACTGTTAGGTTTGAGTGGTGTCTCATGGCTCACATGATGGATAACGACCACTGTTAGGTGAGAAGTGGAGAGAGGAACAGACGTTAGGTTGGTTTCGCATGGTTTAAAGGAGTAGAGATATATCATTAAAAAGATTAATAGTTACACTAAtgaagctgtcggtgttttgggtccgaccgcacacccggggttgcccctcaaggtgtttttaggagtaggacggtgtcgatgactgtagcaaaatggttcgtgtcaATTGCACGAGGGacggtggacaaggtttacaggatcgggccgcttagagatgcgtaacaccctacgtcctggtgagtatgctgagtgaatgaggttacaagagaactctctgaattgagaatgcagagagtcgaAGTGGatagctaagtaatagggtcgatcgatctgaaggggtgccccctaggccttatatactcgaccgtggggcaatacacgtggatatgataacaatatgtagctaaaagatagtgaactgtttgagtttatctctcagtagttctgccgacctatcctcgcatggctccgttgtatGGGGGCtctagcgcgggaaagtcggatctctgttgtggtcgctcgctcgacgttgtgggccgtccgggtttgcaccaatccggccccatgtcgatctgctttgctggttgtccctccccaggcccacgaaagaatgaccttacgatttattgggcccttgggcctttcgtgaggtcttttactcttttagtggacccgggggatatctatcccccacaagcccccgatctttgggttaatttagaagtaattagcccaaagatcccaggtccagcttgcaggcgatttgaagaaaacgacttcttactgtctcctcctgctttgatcactcgtaaaccgaagctttgtttcgtgtttgtgccttagaggtcggcatttcgttttgtaggaccctgaacttcattgggtgcaccggaggtgcacccaatgggtgtagcccccgagcttcgagtagattttagaagataatctactcgaaggtcttcaccagaaattattACCGTTtttgctcctgcgttttggttgaaggccagccttgtctttaaccttgtcccatgccttagaagtcggcactatcttggtttGGAATggtgatccatggggtgcaccgaaggtgcacccaatgggtgtagcccccgaccttcaagtggatttttgaggacaatccattcgaaggtcttccttttgtgtctttttgctgaagattatccttcCTGCTTGTAGAAATCGGCATGACGCCatctgcattatgctttggaggtcagcattatgtcaccaatattatgcttcagaggtcagcatgcattttgtcttttgcggccgagttcgcaatccatccatatcttgctaggtagtgtaatttatttgctctgtgactgattggacatttgatggacgttctccgtctagtcttcacgtcgcttctatcggccatattttgtacttcactggctatatttggctttcctctgatccttactgatatctcatttttgtcttgaggtattcactgtgtgccctgcacggatgtgaccgttttgaaaaatatactgataattcttgggcgtccccccaaatgggtgtgggcaagggacggcttggtacgctgagtgttttagtcgactgcttctgagtagtaatgtgatgtgacggcgggtgtaatcatatcctccgcgctgttgactggagtcccaatgggtgttgtgttgcgtgaaacggcgtcagccgcctgacgtgtcttcagacgggttgaagtgcttattgaatgctttgcgactgttcagtgaccgcggttggaggtgagcagttgccttctccttctataaataacgtcgttgtctctccggctttttcacatctcttgatgTTCTCTATTGCTTgtctttcttctctccctttcgcttccaccatgggcaagaacaacaagcgcaagcgtgagccaactcctccatcggaggattttggtgactcggagtactcagaggaggagttctcctctgagtctgaggggtctccggctcccatccccctgcgtgagtcgtctgacgactcagacgactcccaggggctcgcggcggaggtatGGACATACATCCggaccgtcgagcgctccgggctcgagggctcggatgagtcggagtactcctcggatgaggaggactcggacggcggcggcgaggacgaggacggcgacgacgacgacgacgacgaaggaggtggcggcggtgacggtgacggtagcggcaggggcggcggcagcggcagcaaggacggtgatggcggcggcaacaggggcggcagcggcggtggcggcagcagcagagGTAGCACCAGGAGCGGCAGCGACGgtggcggcagcaacagggccagtggctagatgccactggtcttttagatattagtatagtatagttagaataatgtagtagtgtttagtagtgtagagtagtatagtgtagtgtagtagtagtagtagtagcaatagggaagtatcaactcataaagagttgatttgtaagtatgttatcttccctttaatgaagtaaTGATGTTGGTTTCTCCGTGATGATTGTCCTGCTCATTTGTGAAGCTGATTCCTTTGAAacagtaagtgaataactcgggcatcaaactGATGCTCTTAGAAATAGCTACCGagtaacttgaagacgacgtcggcgccttagaggtaactgccgagcgattgaacacgatgtcggagttttagagttaactgccgagcgacttgagggcgacgtcagcgttttagaggtaacgccgagcgacttgaagacgatgtcagcgttttagaggtaacgccgagcgactagagggcgacatcagcgttttagaggtaacgccgagtgactggagggcggcgtcagcgttttagaggtaacgccgagcgactggaagacgatgtcagcgttttagaggtaatgccgagtgactggaaggtgacatcagcgttttagaggtaacgccgagcgactggaaGACGATGTCAtcgttttagaggtaatgccgagtgactggagggtgacgtgggccactttgaggataatagccgagtgatgaggtggcgcaccggcgttctggaaataactgctgggtgatcacgtggcacgccggtgttttggaaataaccgccgggtgctgattgggcactttttgaaatggtatctggctcgggaatatcccataagtgctgcgcttttagccgcctctgctttttgTGCCCTAGTTCTTGTTTTCTCGCTTtcgaatcctctctgcaattcgcctcccactctgctcgccggtagaatcgagatggcgcccaagaggaaaacctcgagttcgtctgctgtggtgattcctccaatcgaccccaacagccagttgcctttcgcaggtaaccacatgtccgtcagctctgagcccgaacttctccacctcgtgtccatcggggttcttcctccgcgggaactctgttcttggcggatttgccatggggttactgttccaactgaggatacccatgagtctgttgtttatgctcctttccttctccgcggccttggccttcccatttctccctttttccgcggcctccttgatttctaccatcttaacttgacccatctgaaccccaattctatcctgcaaatctccattttcgttcatttatgcgaggcctttctcggtgtgctgccacatttcgggttgtggaagtacttgtatcattgtcgccctgggatggccggggggcaacatcagttggttgggggtgctagcttagagatgcgccgcggaaggaaaactgagtatctcgaaatcccACTCAAagatagtatcaagggatggcgcctggagtggttcatagttgagaattatggaaattctctcccccccccggtcgggaagacagccggacgttcgcaccccaagctggaccgagtctcccacagatcaggaggtagctgaggcaggtgcgttgctagctgaagttggactgctgaaagagaggggtctgactgctgaggctgtggttgctgattttgtttttaagaatattcagccgttgaaagacagggtatatccagcttatctgtatcgaggcctagccgactcaactcgggttaccaacagaagaattccctctgcagacttggtgagccgacttgagatgatccttagaggcaaagtgtcaaatgttggtgccccagtggcatactcggcctggaacctgcctcctcccaaagccttcaccctttttgtgtcgaatccacctgtcactgatggcagtttgggccttagagtgtgaccctccgctgaagaagttagtgccttggttgcctcgctcggggagattcctgatgatgaacggcaggtccattttgaggtgcccctgaatcctagTGATGTAGAGATAAGCGCCATGCTTgacttgctggctgaggactcttctgacgctgctcctgctggggcattggtagtggcgcccctcccagaggctgatataaccttggatactcagaagcctgccagtactcgcccgaggcgcccttgtcgagccagtcaacctgatccttctgctaatgagcagaaaaagaaaaagagacgcctccggcgagtatccagtttggatcgggatgctggtactttggttcctgctgctgaagaaatgcctatgactgaatttactgatgctgaccccgatgggtgtacccaattcgctgctgatcccaatgtgagtgctccatctgttgctgatcccaatgggtgtgctccatctgctgctgatcccaatgggtgtgctccatctgttgctgatcccaatgggggtgctgcctgtgttgctaatgtggacaacgaggaggaagaagatgaagttcctttgactcggaaaaacagtcggcagttcatcgctagcggtgaaagtagtggagttccttctcctgctttgtctgccctcattggtctgcaagaactgtccctggccaactttgatcagactcttgaggatatggttccagaggatttgttatcggagccagtggatgatggtgtgatggaggcttGTGCTGATgcgcttgatgctgggttgaggtcatctcgtgcctcgtcgaccttggagcgcgatctcgagggtcgggagactgacttggatcgtcctggtctcatggaagtaactgagggcccatcagccttagaagcggctaccgcagagaacttggacccccagggtggtgttgacacatgcccagcccccgaggatgtcgccggggatgacttggttcgggtgggaagtgtaagccactgcccagcccccgagggtgctgccggggatgatccggctcaagtgggcagcgcaaactatgacccagccccgagggtgtccgagcggggtctccctcctgtacttccatggacgttcatgcgggatcgcctccacactccggctgtatggtggtagcccaagccttggatcagggagtcgctttagagggcagcgtccccgctgaccgagtgttgggctctgttgatggtaccgagctggttcctgctggtttgttgcaagctgcttcgggtggtggccttacgcctggttatcaattgatctctcctgatttggggatcccttcgttcttttccaatctccaggtactgtgatgtattttagcttggtttttacattgtatgaactgctgtcattacactcatttgttctcctcatcaggctttggtggacggaatggctagccagctgcggttacagggtgcttctgtcccggaagtagcttcgtctcttgcacgttggagtccagtgtcacttcaacatcgtgtctctgaattggaggcgaccaacgctggttagtgcttttttgcttctctttgtcttcactgtggactgctttacattctgaccccttttggtttgattgtctcctgctaggaatgactcggcagatttccactcttgaggaaaaacattcccgagatcaggctgaattggtccagtggtgcactgactttgaggaaaagtactctcagagccagactgaactgggtcaggtctccgctgccttagatgacgccaatgcactgagttcttctcttcacgctcagctaaattctgaaaaggtgatttatgaaactgtgctttgccttgttgtgctcctattacttgcttggtttttgagggagttgacttttgtttgcaggaagaaaaacgtatccttgctgcttctcgcgacagtcttgacagattgtatcgtgattctagcaactcgctgactatcttggagaggagtcatcgcttcaccatggaagagttggacaatcaacattgtaagctgcaggaatcttcggatgaggtgactcggctcaagcagctgatatcagcgaaggacgctaccatcaaagaactccgggcttccaagaaatccatcgcccaggagttagaaactgctcgactggctgccaaggttgccgaagaaacttctgttactctcagagcccagcgcgacagagccatggacaaggctattcgagcggggcgaatcttgatgaggagacctggcgtggttgttcccgaagatataagggctgatgtgaatgctgcccctgattcctcgagtcgtccttcctcatcgatcgctcctgagaaaaatatcaccaagtagagaaacattttgcgtgctctgagcgcgcggttagtatGGTCAGACTTTTGTTTAGAGGATGCCATTTCAGTACTTGGACGATATTGCTATTTTCatgttgtttcagaattcattagttcgtaaatttgcagtagtaaaatgatgcgcgatggttatgaaatttgtttgcgggatatagaagttatccttatatgagtaattgtaatcacgtcagatcgtcttaagtcgctgctgacttaagtcgattgctccattagcagggcatggtggtcaccccgagttaagtaagcgtgagcatgttacaccgccttaagtcgttgccgacttaagccgattgctccgttagcagggcatagtggtcaccccgagttaagtaagcgtgagcatgttgcaccgccttaagtcgttgccgacttaagccgattgctccgttagcagggcatagtggtcaccccgagttaagtaagcgtgagcatgttgcaccgccttaagtcgttgccgacttaagccgattgctccgttagcagggcatagtggtcaccccgagttaagtaagcgtgagcatgttgcatcgccttaagtcgttgccgacttaagccgattgctccgttagcagggcatagtggtcaccccgagttaagtaagcgtgagcatgttgcaccgccttaagtcgttgccgacttaagccgattgctccgttagcagggcatagtggtcaccccgagttaagtaagcgtgagcatgttgcaccgccttaagtcgttgccgacttaagccgattgctccgttagcagggcatagtggtcaccccgagttaagtaagcgtgagcatattgcaccgccttaagtcgttgccgacttaagccgattgctccgttagcagggcatagtggtcaccctgagttaagtaagcgtgcaagtcaatcgtgaacaaactgagtatctttgaaaccccttttttattgatgacatatttccactttacagagtacatcgtcgtcccgatagcttttgaaatacagctagggataaaacttcctgaggtgttctatgttccaggagttcccgacttctgtgccatccatctgagtgagacgatatgatcctggccgagtgacttctgctactatgaagggtccttcccataagggcgataacttgtgccgtccctcccccgttagaattcggcggaggacgagatctcctactgagaaggatcgctgtcgcacagccttgtcatgatagcgccttagagtctgctgataccatgctgattggattaccgcattcagccgttcttcttcaagtatatcaatgtcctccagcctggtggcctcgacttctgctatgttttcgaagatcaaccttggcgccccaaacttgaggtcagcgGGTAGCaccgcctccgacccatagaccacgaagaaaggagtgtttccatgcagagctcggctaggttgggttcttaggctccaaacgacgtaggacaactcccttatccactttcctgcgaatttttcattcttatcgaagacctttttcctgagtgcctctagtatcatcccgttggctcgctcaacctgcccgttggctcttggatgtgctacagatgcatacttgatctgaatgcttttttgctcgcagaagtcgaagaactctgaacttgtgaagttggatcctaggtcagttataatgctgtttggtatcccgaatctgaatattatgtcttgtatgaattccacggccttagcagaggttaaagaagcaatgggcttgaactctatccatttagtgaatttgtcgattgctaccaatacatgagtgtatcctccttgagctttcttgaaaggtccaatcatatccagtccccagcatgcgaaaggccaagttactggtatggtctgcagttgctgtgctggcagatgttgttgttttgacaagtattggc
It contains:
- the LOC100275326 gene encoding uncharacterized protein isoform X1; protein product: MTYICLQYLMTTEPQGSHQHGSKRDLPSCRKNVPGTSFVSDLRDHIHEFINASSDEHMTCFTKTIKKMFGMSMTVAHKSSKAEEAGPA
- the LOC100275326 gene encoding uncharacterized protein LOC100275326, giving the protein MTTEPQGSHQHGSKRDLPSCRKNVPGTSFVSDLRDHIHEFINASSDEHMTCFTKTIKKMFGMSMTVAHKSSKAEEAGPA